A genomic stretch from Aedes albopictus strain Foshan chromosome 2, AalbF5, whole genome shotgun sequence includes:
- the LOC109427560 gene encoding uncharacterized protein LOC109427560 produces the protein MDTAPLDNVKLHDLHLRATQTLQLIGQVEVHRVLYDTSDQRYNTKKAKSAAWKQIAATVLGIRPDQVSRYHSLQIQHKWKSLRTAYVRQRRKNNPAIPYRYADLMSFLDPFLRRDEAGSSAASVASVALQSGRYSGPFELDLDGDVGKDIATSDIQDACIDLFDPIEEDLTCDTGVMVQKFTATPGPPSGSVLSPPTVGSSTVAVESNNSPGGGTSTSSSSIITPQISPSQMDELDGFFMQISRTVRKFWPRKIIELKMQIFNLVSQAELDELDALNKY, from the exons ATGGACACCGCCCCGCTAGACAACGTAAAATTGCACGATCTGCATTTGCGGGCCACCCAAACGCTGCAGCTGATTGGCCAGGTTGAAGTGCATCGCGTCCTGTACGACACCTCCGATCAACGGTACAACACCAAGAAGGcgaaaagtgccgcctggaagcaGATTGCGGCCACGGTGCTTGGAATCCGACCGGATCAGGTCAGTCGCTATCATTCGCTGCAAATTCAGCACAAGTGGAAAAGCCTGCGGACGGCGTACGTGCGTCAGAGACGAAAGAACAATCCGGCCATTCCGTACCGGTATGCCGATTTGATGAGTTTTCTCGATCCATTTCTGCGCCGGGATGAGGCTGGATCCTCTGCTGCATCTGTTGCGTCCGTCGCCCTGCAATCTGGGCGGTACTCCGGACCTTTCGAGCTGGATCTAGACGGTGATGTTGGAAAGGATATCGCCACTTCAG ACATTCAAGACGCCTGCATCGACCTGTTTGACCCGATCGAGGAAGACCTGACCTGTGACACCGGAGTGATGGTGCAGAAATTCACGGCAACACCGGGACCGCCGTCTGGATCGGTTCTGTCCCCGCCGACCGTAGGATCATCAACCGTCGCCGTTGAGTCGAATAACTCCCCGGGTGGAGGCACTTCGACGTCCTCTTCCAGTATCATTACGCCGCAAATCAGCCCCAGCCAAATGGACGAGCTGGATGGGTTCTTCATGCAAATTTCACGCACCGTCCGGAAATTTTGGCCACGGAAAATAATCGAATTGAAGATGCAAATCTTCAATTTGGTTTCCCAAGCCGAGCTGGACGAATTGGATGCACTCAATAAGTATTAA